AGATCCAAACGATTGACCAACTTAATTAGAATCTGACCTCCAGTGACAACAATAAACAGAATAATAAATACTGTGAACATGCCTACCAAAAGCAAACTTAAAGCATTGAATAAATTTGTTTCCATCTGTGACTTCGTGTAAAAAGGCCACTAAGTTATGAATAATTACAAAACTACCTATCTTTGTTTTTGAGTTTTTTTAATGACCTTGGTCATGTCAATTATAAAAATTAGGTTATCAGTAGTTTATGCAAATAAAAATTTTTAAATTTGGTGGTGCTTCAGTCAAAGATACCGAAGCTTTTCTGAATGTATCAGATATTCTACAAAAATATAAGGAAGAAAAAATAGTAATTGTCGTTTCTGCAATGGGTAAAACGACCAATGCACTGGAAGAAGTCATCAAAAGCTATTACGCAAAGAACGGGCAAACAGTTCCCTTACTGGAAGAACTCAAAAAATCTCACTATGCATTGGCTGAGAGTCTCATTACTGATCCGGTTTCTTTGATTGATGAATTGAATGATGTTTTTGTAGAAATAGATTGGATTTTGGAAGATGAACCACCGCAGGATTATGATTATTGTTATGATCAGATCGTGTCTATTGGAGAACTTTTGTCTTCCAGGATATTAAATGCGTTGTTGGTTGATAAGAAAATAAATGCAGGGTGGTTGGATGTCAGGGATGTAATTCTGACAGACAACACCTTTAGAGATGCTAAAATAAATTGGGAAGTGACTCAGCAACGAATTCAGAAAAAGGCTTTGGATTTATTTAATTCGGTGAACCTGATAGTGACGCAAGGTTTTATCGGTTCAACAAGTGAAAATTTTACGACTACCCTTGGCAGAGAAGGGTCGGATTATACGGCAGCTATATTTTCTTATTGTCTCGACGCAGAAAGCATGCACATCTGGAAAGATGTACCGGGCGTCCTGACGGGTGACCCAAGGATTTTTGACGAAGTCACTCAATTGCCAAGATTGTCCTATAATGAAGCGATAGAAATGACCTATTATGGTGCAAAAGTAATTCACCCCAAGACTATCAAGCCACTGCAAAACAAACACATACCCATGTATGTGAGGCCTTTCAAGGATCCATCCAGCCAGGGCACATTGATCAGCGATGAGAAAGAATTGAGTTATCCGCCCATTATTGTTATAGAATCGAATCAATGCCTCTTGCACATATCTACCAATGACTTTTCATTTGTAGCCGAGCATCATTTAAGCATGATTTTCAGTTTGTTAGCCAAACACAGGCTAAAAGTCAATATGATGCGCAATACCGCTATCAGCTTTACAGTATGTGTCAATGATATTCCGGAAAGGATTCAACGTTTTCAGTCAGAATTGGGCACAGATTTCAGAATGGTAGCGGATAAAGATTTGGAACTGATTACCATCAGACATTTTACTCCGGAGATGCTTAATGACATGAAAATCAATAAGTTGGTATTTTTTGAAGAGATTTTGAGTGATACGGCACAGATCGTAGTGCGTGATCTGCCAAAAATGCGTCGTAAAGAATAGATTTTTTCTCAGATTTGCGATAATTTCTGATTTTTTAAATTCGGTTAAATTTTACAGTTTTTTCATTTTCTGAATGACGGAAAGTAAAGGTCTTTCGGAATTTCCACTATTTCAAATATAATTCATTTACATATCACACTTTATAAAAATATAATTATCTTTACAACTCATTATTAAAGTGTTAAGTATGAGTTTGAAATCTAATTTGAAGATATTATGTTCATTGTTTCTGATTCTTATCGTTGCAGTAACAGGGACTTCTCAATTTAAATTTATAAATAAAACTTCCGTTTATAAATCTACGCAATCTACCCGAAGTGTGATCCCGGGAGGAGCGGTGGATGTGAACGGTGATCTCATTGATGACCTCATCATCCTGGATAGAGGGAAAACGCTAAAAATCGGTATCGGTAATGGTAATGGACAAGCTTTTTCATTTATGAATGGTCCATTATTGAGTAGCAATGAAGAGTGGACTCTGACCGCCGGAGACTTGAAGAATGAAGGACGATTAAGTATTGTTTCTTCAGGTGCATTTGGTATTATAAACGTATCTGAAATATTCAAAGATGATATAAATCTCTCCAAACTTGGGGGTGGTTTTTTTGCACAGGGGAGCAACCTGGTTGATATAAATAATGATGGCTGGTTGGATTATTTTGTGTGTGATGATGTAAGTTTTAACAGGATTTATATGAATGATGGCAAAGGAAATCTAATTCGGAGAGAAGTGATAGATTTTTCAACCACTCCTGTTTCAGATGGTTCCGGAAATTACGGAAGTGAATGGATAGATGTCAATATGGATGGATTTCCTGATTTGAGTATTGCTAAATGTCGGGCAGGAGTCGATGATCCTACAGATCCCAGAAGGATAAATGTTCTATACGTTAACAATGGTGATGGTACTTTTACAGAAAGAGGAGCAGAGTATAATTTGAACAGTGGTGATCAGTCATGGGTGACCACATTCGGAGATATAGATAATGATGGCGATCTCGATGCCTTCACTGCCAATCATTATGCACCGCATCAATTATTTGAAAATATAAATGGAGAATATTTTGAAAAAATTGCAGTTTTGCCTGAGCCTATTTCTTCCTTTGCTTTTCAGGCAGTCATGAAGGATCTGGATAATGATGGGTTTTTGGATATTATAGTATCAGGTGTGGAAGGAGTTTATTTTTTATATAACAATGGGGATAAAACTTTCAGAAAAATAGATGGGGGAAACGCATTTAAAAGTACTTCATCTTTTACAGTGGGAGATTTTAATGACGACGGATTTCCGGACATTCATTCACACAATGCAAGACCAATCAATGTCTTGGGATTGATAGATGACGGTCTTTGGATTAACACAGGAAATGATAATCATTATATAAAATTTAACCTTCAGGGAAATCAGAGTAATCGCAGTGGCATAGGTTCTTGGATTGAACTATATGGAGCATGGGGAAAGCAGGTTAGATATGTGAAAGGGGGTGAAAGTTATGGCATTTTAAATTCGTTACAGCAGATTTTTGGGATTGGACAAGCAACTGTTGCAGATAGTGTGATTGTTAGATGGCCTTCCGGGGTTGTTGATAAATATCATGATCTGTATAGTAATAATACCTACCTTTTGCAGGAAGGAAAGTGTCATTCAAAAGTAATTTCACTGTATAATGGACATGTTGACTATTTTAACGCACCACTTACAATTTCAGCACCTGAAGGTTACTCCAATTTTGAATGGTCTGATGGTTCTACTTCCAGAAATTTGAGTAATGTTGTACCGGGATATTACAGATTGAAAATGACAGATGCAGATGGATGCGTCACAGTTATCAAGCCGATTCATGTAAAGAACAGATGTTTTTCGGCTCAAACCGATATACTGCCTTATCCTCCGGTGATAGAACAATGTAATGGTGCCACTATTTTATTACAGTCAGAAGAAGGTAGTAGTTATTTCTGGAATACCGGAGAAAATTTACAATTTATAGAGGTGGCACAATCCGGTAAGTATGTGGTGACTACTACTGATTTTTGTGGTCAATCCATCACAGACAGTGTTGTTGTGAGTTTTGTTGAACGCCCATTTTTATTGACAGGTGATACGATATTAAGTGGTCAAAAAGCTACTTTGAAATCTGATCAGGCATTTACCTATTGGTTTGAAGAAGAAGATGATCAAATTCCTGTTTTTATTGGCAAAAGTTATCAGACTCCGGACCTGATGGAAAGCAAAACTTTTTATGCTGAAGTTGAAAGGGTTTTGAATGAGAAGGAGGGAAATCTTGGTGAGAAAAATTTTCCGACTTCCTCCAATGAATACAGTTCAAATGCCATCGCTGGAAATATGGTTTTTGAGGTCAGGCAAAATTGTAGTATTAAAGCTATCAAGTTAAAAACAGATACTCCCGGTCGCCGAAAGTTACTGATAAAAGATGATGGTGGATATGTAATTTTTGAAAAGGAAGTACATCTGCAACAAGGTGTCAGCAGAGTTGAATTGAACGCAACTTTAATACCTGGTGAATACACAATGGAAACAGATCAGGAATTTAATATTGCGCAGTTGGGTTATCGAAGTCCACGACTGGTCAGAACATTTCAGAATACAAGCTATCCCTACAATCTGGCTGATGTTGTCATTCTTAAGTCGTCAGGAACAGGTCCATCGTATTTTTACTATTTTTATGATTGGGAAGTAATTTATGACACACGATATTGTATCACAGACAAAATTCCGGTCATTGCATTTATCGACGGTACGAATGCATCTATTGAAAACTACGATAATCATCTTCTGAAAATTCATCCAAATCCGGCGACAAATGCTATTTCTATTTCAGGATTGGCAA
The genomic region above belongs to Saprospiraceae bacterium and contains:
- a CDS encoding VCBS repeat-containing protein, whose protein sequence is MSLKSNLKILCSLFLILIVAVTGTSQFKFINKTSVYKSTQSTRSVIPGGAVDVNGDLIDDLIILDRGKTLKIGIGNGNGQAFSFMNGPLLSSNEEWTLTAGDLKNEGRLSIVSSGAFGIINVSEIFKDDINLSKLGGGFFAQGSNLVDINNDGWLDYFVCDDVSFNRIYMNDGKGNLIRREVIDFSTTPVSDGSGNYGSEWIDVNMDGFPDLSIAKCRAGVDDPTDPRRINVLYVNNGDGTFTERGAEYNLNSGDQSWVTTFGDIDNDGDLDAFTANHYAPHQLFENINGEYFEKIAVLPEPISSFAFQAVMKDLDNDGFLDIIVSGVEGVYFLYNNGDKTFRKIDGGNAFKSTSSFTVGDFNDDGFPDIHSHNARPINVLGLIDDGLWINTGNDNHYIKFNLQGNQSNRSGIGSWIELYGAWGKQVRYVKGGESYGILNSLQQIFGIGQATVADSVIVRWPSGVVDKYHDLYSNNTYLLQEGKCHSKVISLYNGHVDYFNAPLTISAPEGYSNFEWSDGSTSRNLSNVVPGYYRLKMTDADGCVTVIKPIHVKNRCFSAQTDILPYPPVIEQCNGATILLQSEEGSSYFWNTGENLQFIEVAQSGKYVVTTTDFCGQSITDSVVVSFVERPFLLTGDTILSGQKATLKSDQAFTYWFEEEDDQIPVFIGKSYQTPDLMESKTFYAEVERVLNEKEGNLGEKNFPTSSNEYSSNAIAGNMVFEVRQNCSIKAIKLKTDTPGRRKLLIKDDGGYVIFEKEVHLQQGVSRVELNATLIPGEYTMETDQEFNIAQLGYRSPRLVRTFQNTSYPYNLADVVILKSSGTGPSYFYYFYDWEVIYDTRYCITDKIPVIAFIDGTNASIENYDNHLLKIHPNPATNAISISGLAKDKQINISILTSKGEVVRNFDQFSDRQTDISDLVRGLYFLRVADKKGVEILKFIKH
- a CDS encoding aspartate kinase — translated: MKIFKFGGASVKDTEAFLNVSDILQKYKEEKIVIVVSAMGKTTNALEEVIKSYYAKNGQTVPLLEELKKSHYALAESLITDPVSLIDELNDVFVEIDWILEDEPPQDYDYCYDQIVSIGELLSSRILNALLVDKKINAGWLDVRDVILTDNTFRDAKINWEVTQQRIQKKALDLFNSVNLIVTQGFIGSTSENFTTTLGREGSDYTAAIFSYCLDAESMHIWKDVPGVLTGDPRIFDEVTQLPRLSYNEAIEMTYYGAKVIHPKTIKPLQNKHIPMYVRPFKDPSSQGTLISDEKELSYPPIIVIESNQCLLHISTNDFSFVAEHHLSMIFSLLAKHRLKVNMMRNTAISFTVCVNDIPERIQRFQSELGTDFRMVADKDLELITIRHFTPEMLNDMKINKLVFFEEILSDTAQIVVRDLPKMRRKE